One part of the Chryseobacterium mulctrae genome encodes these proteins:
- a CDS encoding glycosyltransferase family 2 protein, whose translation MSIIQPLISINIPIFKCEKYILRCLDSVKNQTYKNLEIILINDCTPDGSMIIVQEFLNTHPDLNIKVIELEENSGLSVVRNIGIRASSGKYIYFLDSDDEITRDCIDVLVKNALRTDAQIIIAQNRWINTFDNTIKDFGFPTTAPRKYYNNNLEIFSVYSDGGFPSSSWNKLINRDFVVDKGVFFVPGLFAQDELWFFNLLLKTDTLAIIDNITYLYYLHAESVIFNRKKKNFENFLTILEHFSQSYKDEKDVVLKRLIKKKIIFFKEMVLIMQWKALKDKEYLCTNISRMQKMVRLNITDYVGSNFCMDIKKKDLFQNLPSAFATKLFIWRFER comes from the coding sequence ATGAGTATCATTCAGCCTTTAATCAGTATTAATATTCCGATTTTTAAATGTGAAAAGTATATTCTTCGATGCCTTGATTCGGTGAAGAATCAGACATATAAAAATTTAGAAATCATCCTTATTAATGATTGTACACCTGATGGAAGTATGATTATTGTCCAGGAATTTTTGAATACTCATCCTGATCTCAATATAAAAGTTATTGAGCTTGAAGAAAACTCCGGGCTTTCTGTTGTAAGAAACATAGGTATAAGAGCTTCTTCAGGGAAGTATATTTATTTTTTGGATAGTGATGACGAAATTACTAGAGACTGCATTGATGTGTTGGTGAAAAATGCTCTGCGAACTGATGCACAGATTATTATTGCTCAAAACCGTTGGATTAATACTTTTGATAATACGATAAAAGATTTTGGTTTTCCGACAACAGCACCAAGAAAGTATTACAATAATAATTTGGAAATATTTTCTGTATACAGCGATGGAGGATTTCCTTCGTCATCATGGAATAAATTGATAAACAGAGATTTTGTGGTTGATAAGGGTGTTTTTTTTGTTCCTGGATTATTTGCGCAGGATGAACTTTGGTTTTTTAATTTGCTTTTGAAGACTGATACTTTGGCGATAATTGACAATATTACTTATCTATATTATCTTCACGCAGAATCGGTAATATTTAACAGAAAGAAAAAGAATTTTGAAAATTTTCTGACTATTTTAGAACATTTCTCCCAATCTTATAAAGATGAAAAAGATGTTGTTCTAAAAAGATTGATAAAAAAGAAAATTATTTTTTTCAAAGAAATGGTGCTTATCATGCAGTGGAAAGCTCTGAAAGATAAAGAATATTTGTGCACTAATATTTCAAGAATGCAAAAAATGGTGCGACTAAACATTACAGATTATGTAGGTTCGAATTTTTGTATGGATATTAAAAAGAAAGATCTTTTTCAGAATTTACCGTCTGCATTTGCAACAAAATTATTCATTTGGCGCTTTGAAAGATAA
- a CDS encoding glycosyltransferase family 2 protein, whose protein sequence is MQTQPLISVITTFYNSVQLGDFVKSSMNCLLNQTYNNIEFICVNDGSTDSTLEELKNFAKQDSRIKVYSKENQKYAQYSKAYGQEKASGDFIFLFDHDDLIDSDTIEKCWQTFINHPELDIVTPIVITKFTDGKIKNIHNIYLSDSLKFEFKKYSGYKIIRKTVGRYDCHIRGLYRKDVFKSHSFRFTEPLLNADEIIERLILEQAKWIGNCDAVYTHYIHPDSSAKLLSPKKIDIVRTDYLLRQIFKEKQIYEPRKPIFELTAYKNLVNAVKVFHYFSNEMSSEEKLKQKTRLSDSYAELDKKTVISQFVGFTKIYNSILLANFSLLSLFYKMKNRFIFQSAK, encoded by the coding sequence ATGCAAACACAGCCACTCATTTCTGTCATTACCACATTTTACAACTCTGTGCAATTGGGAGATTTTGTAAAATCATCGATGAACTGCCTTCTCAATCAAACGTATAATAATATTGAATTCATTTGTGTAAATGACGGTTCTACCGATTCTACATTAGAAGAGTTGAAAAATTTTGCCAAACAAGATTCTCGCATAAAAGTGTATTCGAAAGAAAACCAAAAATACGCACAGTATTCTAAAGCCTACGGTCAGGAAAAAGCATCCGGAGATTTTATTTTTTTGTTTGACCATGATGATCTTATTGATTCAGATACCATTGAAAAATGTTGGCAAACTTTTATTAATCATCCTGAACTTGATATTGTAACCCCTATTGTCATTACAAAATTCACTGACGGGAAAATCAAAAACATTCATAATATTTATCTTTCAGATTCTCTGAAGTTTGAATTTAAAAAATATTCCGGCTATAAGATTATTCGGAAAACAGTAGGAAGATATGACTGTCATATTAGAGGTTTGTACCGAAAAGACGTTTTCAAATCTCATTCATTCCGCTTTACAGAACCCCTGCTAAATGCAGACGAAATTATTGAAAGACTGATTCTGGAGCAAGCAAAATGGATAGGAAATTGCGATGCTGTTTACACCCATTACATTCATCCAGATTCTTCTGCTAAACTTCTATCTCCTAAAAAAATTGATATCGTAAGAACAGATTATTTACTGAGACAAATATTTAAAGAAAAACAAATTTATGAGCCTCGAAAGCCCATTTTTGAACTTACAGCTTATAAAAATTTGGTGAACGCTGTTAAAGTATTCCATTACTTCTCAAATGAGATGAGTTCAGAAGAAAAATTGAAACAGAAAACAAGACTTTCAGATTCTTATGCTGAACTTGACAAGAAAACAGTAATTTCTCAGTTTGTTGGTTTCACAAAGATTTACAACTCAATTTTACTCGCAAACTTTTCTCTTCTTTCGCTTTTCTATAAAATGAAAAACCGATTTATCTTTCAAAGCGCCAAATGA
- a CDS encoding NAD-dependent epimerase/dehydratase family protein: MIIGNGLIATLFKSQDKENVIFFASGVSNSLETRAEEFLREENLIKSTIAENKDKIFIYFSTCSIYDSSKTGSDYVLHKLKMEHLIKKSCHPFLILRISNAVGNGGNPNLLMNYIVRAVKNNETINVYTKATRNLIDVDDIKNITFDILENQALNRIVNIAYNRNYSIIEIIEIVERFYNKKVDINLIKSGSGYDINIPDVENYFNEYNLNNKELYIQNILRKYYSQL, encoded by the coding sequence ATGATTATCGGTAACGGGCTTATTGCTACCCTTTTTAAAAGCCAAGACAAAGAAAATGTTATCTTTTTCGCATCGGGCGTTTCAAATTCTTTAGAAACAAGAGCCGAAGAATTTTTGCGTGAGGAAAATCTCATTAAAAGCACTATTGCTGAAAACAAAGACAAGATATTTATCTATTTTTCTACCTGTAGTATTTATGACTCGTCAAAAACAGGCAGCGATTACGTTCTTCACAAACTAAAGATGGAACATCTGATAAAAAAATCTTGTCACCCGTTTCTTATTCTAAGAATAAGTAATGCAGTAGGAAATGGTGGCAACCCTAATCTTTTGATGAATTATATTGTAAGGGCCGTAAAAAATAATGAAACAATAAATGTTTATACCAAAGCAACGCGTAATCTAATCGATGTTGATGACATTAAAAATATAACGTTTGACATTCTTGAGAATCAAGCATTGAATAGAATTGTAAATATAGCTTACAATAGAAACTACTCTATTATTGAAATTATTGAGATTGTAGAACGTTTCTACAATAAAAAAGTCGACATTAATCTCATCAAAAGTGGATCAGGATATGATATTAACATACCAGATGTTGAAAATTATTTCAACGAATACAATTTGAATAATAAAGAACTTTATATTCAAAATATATTGAGAAAATACTATTCACAATTGTAA